The Candidatus Acetothermia bacterium genome includes the window GTCGAACACGAGCTGGCCGTCCTTGAGGGCGATGATCCGGGTGCCGTAGCGGCGGGCCAGGGACAGGAAGTGGAGGCTGGCGAGCACCGTGACCCCGTCCTCCCGGTTCATCTGCTCCAGGTACTGCATCACGGAGTGGGAGGTGGCCGGGTCGAGGGCGCTCACCGGCTCGTCGGCGAGGAGGAGCTGGGGGCCCTGCATCAGGGCCCGGGCGATCCCCACCCGCTGCCTCTGCCCTCCGGAGAGCTGGTCCACCCGCACGTACGCCTTGTCCCGCAACCCGACCCGCTCCAGGTTGGCGAGGGCCTTCTCCCGGTCGGCCTTGGGGAACCAGCCGAGGAGGGCCCGCCACCCGGGCAGGTACCCCAGCCGCCCCGTGAGGACGTTGCCGATCGCGGTGGAGCGGTCCACGAGGTTGAACTGCTGGAAGATCATCCCCACTTGGCGCCGGACGCGCCGCATCCGGGCCGGGGCCAGGCGCGTGACCTCCGTCCCATCGAGCCAGATCCTGCCTTTGGTGGGCTCGATGAGGCGGTTGATGCAGCGCAGGAGCGTGGACTTTCCCGAGCCGGAAAGGCCGATCACCACCAGGAACTCGCCCTTGTCCACGGTGAAGGAAAGGTCGCGCAGGGCGAGGACCTGGCCCCGCTCGTAGACCTTGGTCAGATGCTCAACGGCGAGGTAGGGGGTGCCCATGGGAACGGGACAACACCGTGGGGGAGGTCATCCCTCCCCCACGGTTCGTCGCCATGGTCCGGGGACCTTACTCCCGCGGCGGGTTGGGGAGCCCGACGAGGGCCCGGTACGTGTCGTAGTACGAGTCGTCAATGAGCTCGACGTCGGTCCACTCGTAGAAGTTGGGGTTGCTCCACAGCACGTTGCCCTCCGGGGAGCGGATGTGGGCGATGATCGCCGCGACGATCGCGTTCTCCACGCGAGTCGGGAACCCAGCGGAGAAGGCGATGCAGTCGTTGGGGAGCGGCCCGATCGTGGCCAGGACCCCGATCTTGCGGATGATCTCCTCCAGGGTCCCCATCCCCTCCACCTTGGACGCAGCGAGCCTCAGGTCCACGCAGTTGCCCTGCAGCTCGGGCGGGTACAGGTCGTTGTTCTCCCGGTCCCAGATCCACATCTCCGGGTCCATCCCGTAGTCCCACTTCGGGCCCTCATAGCCCGCGGGCGGCTCCGGCGGGGACCCGTACCCGGTGCAGAAGTCCCCCTGGCCCTTGAGGAGGGCGATCATGGAGTTCGTGTGGCCGCCGGACTTGACGACGCCACCCACCACGACCCCGTTCTCCTCGAAGAACCTCTTGGGGAACACGTACCCCGAGGTGGACCCCTCGTCGTTGTAGATCCAGATCTTGCCGTTCAGGTCCTGGACCGAGGTGTAGCCCTTGTCGCGCGGGACGTAGATGCTGGCGAAGTAGAACGAGTACCCCCGGCGCACCGCCGCCAGGCGGGCGTGGGCCCCGAAGTTCGTCTCCACGGAGATCCGGGCGTACTGGTCCGTGGTGGGGGTCCCCATCACGTTCCCCTCCGCCGCCTTGAACGCCTCCACGAGGGCGGCGTAGTCCGGCATCACCCTCGGGATGATGTACAGGCCGGTCGCCTTGCCGATTGCCTCGGCGATCTGCTTCGCCGTGGCCTCGATGACCTCGGCGCGGGTCGAGGGCGGGAACACCCAGATGATCGGGTTGTCCTTGGTCCCGAGCGCCTGGGCGAGCCCCGTCGCCCCGAGCGCCACCAAACCCACAAGCGCGATCAACAAAGCCTTCCTCACACCACCACCTCCTTGTAGGATCACACGACCATTATACCCGTGTCGGGAGCCCCGGGGGCCCCCGGAAAGGCAGAAGCGACGCCGACCGTCCAAGGAAGGACACGGCTTCCGATTCCGTCATCCCCGCACCGGCGAGGTTAAAGACTCCACGGCCACACCGGCGCTTCGCAACATCTCCATCCCCAAAGCGTCGGGATAGCCCTCCTCGTAGACGATCCGGGCCACACCGGCGTTGATCAGCATCTTGGCGCAGATCGCGCACGGGGCAGTGGTGCAGTACAGGGTGGCCCCGGCCGTGGATACCCCATGCAGCGCCGCTTGAACGATGGCATTGGCCTCGGCGTGGGTGGCCCGGCACAGCTCGTGGCGCTCACCGCTTTTGACCCTGTTCTCCTCCCGCAGGCACCCCAGCTCCAGGCAGTGGGGAAGGCCACGCGGCGCCCCGTTGTACCCGGTGGAGATGATGTGCTTATCCTTGATCAACACCGCCCCCACCCTGCGGCGCAAACACGTGGACCGGCTGGACACGAGGCGGGAGAGCTGGATGAAGTACTCATCCCAAGTTGGCCTCTGGTCCGGCATGCCGCTATTATACAAGGCGTGCGGACTGAGGCGGGAGGCGCTTCACCCCTCACGGGAGGAAGAGGGCATGGAAGTCAAGCTGATCGCTCTTACCCACTACCTGAATGGGGCTGGCCCGGAACAACTCCTGGAACGCGCGGGGCGGCTCTGCTACGGGAGCCTTACCTGCGATACCGCGAGGTTCGTCGGCGCCCGGGTGCGGGAAGGGCACCTCTCCTTGATCGAACACGCCACCGCCTCGTTCTACATCGGCGGGATCAGCCGCGCCACAAGCCACCAACTGGTCCGGCACAGGCTTGCTTCGTTCTCACAGAGAAGCCAACGGTACACAAGCGAGGAGAACGCCCGGTTCGTGGTGCCCCCTTCGATCGCCGCCCATGCGGAGGCATCACGGGTGTACACGGCGTTCTTGGAACAAGCACGCCGGGCGTACAAGGAGCTCCGGGCCCTCGGGATACCCAAGGAGGACAGCAGGTTTGTGCTCCCGGCGGCCACGACCACGGAGCTCATCATGAGCTTCAACTTCCGGGAGGCGTTGCACATCTTCTCCTTGCGCATCAG containing:
- a CDS encoding cytidine/deoxycytidylate deaminase family protein, with the translated sequence MPDQRPTWDEYFIQLSRLVSSRSTCLRRRVGAVLIKDKHIISTGYNGAPRGLPHCLELGCLREENRVKSGERHELCRATHAEANAIVQAALHGVSTAGATLYCTTAPCAICAKMLINAGVARIVYEEGYPDALGMEMLRSAGVAVESLTSPVRG
- a CDS encoding PhnD/SsuA/transferrin family substrate-binding protein is translated as MRKALLIALVGLVALGATGLAQALGTKDNPIIWVFPPSTRAEVIEATAKQIAEAIGKATGLYIIPRVMPDYAALVEAFKAAEGNVMGTPTTDQYARISVETNFGAHARLAAVRRGYSFYFASIYVPRDKGYTSVQDLNGKIWIYNDEGSTSGYVFPKRFFEENGVVVGGVVKSGGHTNSMIALLKGQGDFCTGYGSPPEPPAGYEGPKWDYGMDPEMWIWDRENNDLYPPELQGNCVDLRLAASKVEGMGTLEEIIRKIGVLATIGPLPNDCIAFSAGFPTRVENAIVAAIIAHIRSPEGNVLWSNPNFYEWTDVELIDDSYYDTYRALVGLPNPPRE
- the thyX gene encoding FAD-dependent thymidylate synthase codes for the protein MEVKLIALTHYLNGAGPEQLLERAGRLCYGSLTCDTARFVGARVREGHLSLIEHATASFYIGGISRATSHQLVRHRLASFSQRSQRYTSEENARFVVPPSIAAHAEASRVYTAFLEQARRAYKELRALGIPKEDSRFVLPAATTTELIMSFNFREALHIFSLRISPKAQWEIREVARRMLEELYPVAPAVFGDLRAKLMAAYPQFWERPDAGATEGPPSRGTLRPRPGCRA
- the phnC gene encoding phosphonate ABC transporter ATP-binding protein, which codes for MGTPYLAVEHLTKVYERGQVLALRDLSFTVDKGEFLVVIGLSGSGKSTLLRCINRLIEPTKGRIWLDGTEVTRLAPARMRRVRRQVGMIFQQFNLVDRSTAIGNVLTGRLGYLPGWRALLGWFPKADREKALANLERVGLRDKAYVRVDQLSGGQRQRVGIARALMQGPQLLLADEPVSALDPATSHSVMQYLEQMNREDGVTVLASLHFLSLARRYGTRIIALKDGQLVFDGPPGAIDNAKFKEIYGEDAEEVEVR